Proteins from a single region of Sesamum indicum cultivar Zhongzhi No. 13 linkage group LG5, S_indicum_v1.0, whole genome shotgun sequence:
- the LOC105162293 gene encoding uncharacterized protein LOC105162293: protein MRSREWRMYVKILFIVHAYLIPTLIVWVSTLVIFIIGGIMRSRKWEILCRNIEVVWIYSLFCLELCGYNSSRLTIFMKTAMLCGIRYKLCVFMNAKLPDDATRAPFHAITLLETFELNSLELEDYDKHWCKDSHLKNKDDITLLGWNYTGFMILC, encoded by the exons ATGAGAAGTAGAGAGTGGAGAatgtatgtaaaaatattgtttattgtGCATGCATATCTAATTCCAACTCTAATAGTGTGGGTGTCTACactagttatttttattattggagGAATTATGAGAAGTAGAAAGTGGGAGATATTGTGTAGAAATATCGAAGTTGTGTGGATATACTCGCTcttttgtttggagttgtgtGGATACAATTCAAGCAGGTTGACTATCTTTATGAAGACCGCTATGTTGTGCGGAATACGGTATAAGTTGTGTGTTTTCATGAATGCGAAACTTCCTGATGATGCAACTCGTGCGCCATTTCATGCCATCACTTTGCTGGAAACATTTGAGCTTAATTCTTTGGAATTGGAAGATTATGATAAGCACTG GTGCAAGGATTCTCATCTCAAGAACAAGGATGACATTACTTTGTTAG GTTGGAATTATACTGGTTTCATGATCTTATGTTAG
- the LOC110011984 gene encoding uncharacterized protein LOC110011984 isoform X2 has product MSTTIPLKQFHVSSTHDNELTPRSPLAYAVDSPSSRRPTIADHQRSNPLLIASRFRLVSPNSITGVKRSHNFRLCAVTELQTTIPLPPPAVGSLAEHHHWPRLDMAQPTVRSKTVIGDRPEAPPSVAGELSPPLTEFDPLTKLTRLTQSTRQFQQPASSIPTLNLSKKTFGEVVAPSWASKIAKTAPHKYFLADSPPPAIGTILTGEKGPTLLFIDAEIEVLAAPFRFALVGKFSHGAPSYSILHKLIAGTDIKNNFTVIMLNNRHVLISLSCEADYSRLWLRRIWYIQGYPMRVFKWTPTFTPSQESSIVPVWVSFPELPAHLFRKKVLFTVASMIGTPLQIDDATLSQSKFSKARACIKLDLLKPHLEEFQIQICGDIIVKRIEYEQIPHYCSLCKHVGHRDSECYSKGDAPKPPPQKSSNRGKKVAVEVERGKAAVQKISESSKMMDQPTSQNNFSLQRTSGTTLNTELTP; this is encoded by the exons ATGAGTACTACAATTCCCCTCAAACAATTTCATGTTTCATCCACGCATGATAATGAGCTCACACCTCGATCGCCGCTAGCCTACGCCGTCGATTCGCCGTCGTCACGGCGACCCACGATCGCGGACCACCAGCGTTCGAACCCCCTTCTCATTGCGAGTCGTTTTAGACTAGTCTCACCCAATTCCATCACTGGTGTGAAGAGATCTCACAACTTTCGTCTGTGCGCCGTCACCGAGCTTCAAACCACCATCCCCCTGCCGCCGCCCGCCGTCGGTTCACTGGCGGAGCACCACCATTGGCCTCGCCTCGACATGGCGCAGCCAACCGTCCGGTCAAAAACGGTCATCGGAGATCGGCCAGAAGCTCCTCCATCGGTAGCCGGCGAGCTTAGC CCGCCGTTGACCGAGTTTGACCCGTTGACCAAGTTGACTCGGCTAACTCAGTCAACCCGGCAATTTCAGCAGCCAGCTTCTTCCATTCCGACGCTGAACCTTTCGAAGAAAACATTCGGTGAAGTTGTTGCGCCATCATGGGCCTCGAAAATCGCAAAAACGGCACCTCACAAATACTTCCTTGCGGACTCGCCACCGCCCGCTATCGGTACGATTTTGACTGGCGAGAAAGGTCCAACACTGCTGTTCATAGATGCTGAGATCGAAGTTCTTGCAGCTCCATTCAGATTCGCACTCGTCGGAAAATTTTCGCATGGAGCACCCTCGTACAGCATCCTGCACAAACTGATAGCTGGAACTGacataaaaaacaattttacGGTCATTATGCTGAACAACAGACATGTCTTAATTTCCCTATCTTGTGAAGCAGATTACTCTCGCCTGTGGCTTCGCCGTATTTGGTATATTCAGGGGTACCCAATGCGTGTCTTCAAGTGGACTCCTACTTTCACGCCGTCTCAGGAGTCATCAATTGTACCAGTTTGGGTTAGTTTTCCGGAGCTGCCAGCACATTTGTTCCGCAAGAAAGTCTTGTTCACAGTGGCTAGCATGATTGGAACCCCTCTGCAGATTGACGATGCTACACTCAGTCAATCCAAGTTCTCCAAGGCACGGGCATGCATCAAATTAGACCTTCTCAAACCACACCTTGAAGAGTTTCAAATTCAGATTTGTGGGGATATTATTGTGAAGCGTATTGAATACGAACAAATTCCACACTACTGCTCCTTATGCAAACATGTGGGGCATCGTGACTCAGAATGTTATTCGAAAGGCGATGCTCCCAAACCACCTCCTCAGAAATCGAGCAATCGTGGAAAGAAGGTTGCTGTTGAGGTGGAGCGGGGCAAAGCAGcagtacaaaaaattagtgagaGCTCAAAGATGATGGACCAGCCGACCAGCCAGAACAACTTCAGTCTGCAAAGGACATCAGGTACCACACTGAACACAGAACTGACTCCATGA
- the LOC110011984 gene encoding uncharacterized protein LOC110011984 isoform X3, producing the protein MSTTIPLKQFHVSSTHDNELTPRSPLAYAVDSPSSRRPTIADHQRSNPLLIASRFRLVSPNSITGVKRSHNFRLCAVTELQTTIPLPPPAVGSLAEHHHWPRLDMAQPTVRSKTVIGDRPEAPPSVAGELCPPLTEFDPLTKLTRLTQSTRQFQQPASSIPTLNLSKKTFGEVVAPSWASKIAKTAPHKYFLADSPPPAIGTILTGEKGPTLLFIDAEIEVLAAPFRFALVGKFSHGAPSYSILHKLIAGTDIKNNFTVIMLNNRHVLISLSCEADYSRLWLRRIWYIQGYPMRVFKWTPTFTPSQESSIVPVWVSFPELPAHLFRKKVLFTVASMIGTPLQIDDATLSQSKFSKARACIKLDLLKPHLEEFQIQICGDIIVKRIEYEQIPHYCSLCKHVGHRDSECYSKGDAPKPPPQKSSNRGKKVAVEVERGKAAVQKISESSKMMDQPTSQNNFSLQRTSEFGV; encoded by the exons ATGAGTACTACAATTCCCCTCAAACAATTTCATGTTTCATCCACGCATGATAATGAGCTCACACCTCGATCGCCGCTAGCCTACGCCGTCGATTCGCCGTCGTCACGGCGACCCACGATCGCGGACCACCAGCGTTCGAACCCCCTTCTCATTGCGAGTCGTTTTAGACTAGTCTCACCCAATTCCATCACTGGTGTGAAGAGATCTCACAACTTTCGTCTGTGCGCCGTCACCGAGCTTCAAACCACCATCCCCCTGCCGCCGCCCGCCGTCGGTTCACTGGCGGAGCACCACCATTGGCCTCGCCTCGACATGGCGCAGCCAACCGTCCGGTCAAAAACGGTCATCGGAGATCGGCCAGAAGCTCCTCCATCGGTAGCCGGCGAGCT TTGCCCGCCGTTGACCGAGTTTGACCCGTTGACCAAGTTGACTCGGCTAACTCAGTCAACCCGGCAATTTCAGCAGCCAGCTTCTTCCATTCCGACGCTGAACCTTTCGAAGAAAACATTCGGTGAAGTTGTTGCGCCATCATGGGCCTCGAAAATCGCAAAAACGGCACCTCACAAATACTTCCTTGCGGACTCGCCACCGCCCGCTATCGGTACGATTTTGACTGGCGAGAAAGGTCCAACACTGCTGTTCATAGATGCTGAGATCGAAGTTCTTGCAGCTCCATTCAGATTCGCACTCGTCGGAAAATTTTCGCATGGAGCACCCTCGTACAGCATCCTGCACAAACTGATAGCTGGAACTGacataaaaaacaattttacGGTCATTATGCTGAACAACAGACATGTCTTAATTTCCCTATCTTGTGAAGCAGATTACTCTCGCCTGTGGCTTCGCCGTATTTGGTATATTCAGGGGTACCCAATGCGTGTCTTCAAGTGGACTCCTACTTTCACGCCGTCTCAGGAGTCATCAATTGTACCAGTTTGGGTTAGTTTTCCGGAGCTGCCAGCACATTTGTTCCGCAAGAAAGTCTTGTTCACAGTGGCTAGCATGATTGGAACCCCTCTGCAGATTGACGATGCTACACTCAGTCAATCCAAGTTCTCCAAGGCACGGGCATGCATCAAATTAGACCTTCTCAAACCACACCTTGAAGAGTTTCAAATTCAGATTTGTGGGGATATTATTGTGAAGCGTATTGAATACGAACAAATTCCACACTACTGCTCCTTATGCAAACATGTGGGGCATCGTGACTCAGAATGTTATTCGAAAGGCGATGCTCCCAAACCACCTCCTCAGAAATCGAGCAATCGTGGAAAGAAGGTTGCTGTTGAGGTGGAGCGGGGCAAAGCAGcagtacaaaaaattagtgagaGCTCAAAGATGATGGACCAGCCGACCAGCCAGAACAACTTCAGTCTGCAAAGGACATCAG AATTTGGAGTATAA
- the LOC110011984 gene encoding uncharacterized protein LOC110011984 isoform X1, with the protein MSTTIPLKQFHVSSTHDNELTPRSPLAYAVDSPSSRRPTIADHQRSNPLLIASRFRLVSPNSITGVKRSHNFRLCAVTELQTTIPLPPPAVGSLAEHHHWPRLDMAQPTVRSKTVIGDRPEAPPSVAGELCPPLTEFDPLTKLTRLTQSTRQFQQPASSIPTLNLSKKTFGEVVAPSWASKIAKTAPHKYFLADSPPPAIGTILTGEKGPTLLFIDAEIEVLAAPFRFALVGKFSHGAPSYSILHKLIAGTDIKNNFTVIMLNNRHVLISLSCEADYSRLWLRRIWYIQGYPMRVFKWTPTFTPSQESSIVPVWVSFPELPAHLFRKKVLFTVASMIGTPLQIDDATLSQSKFSKARACIKLDLLKPHLEEFQIQICGDIIVKRIEYEQIPHYCSLCKHVGHRDSECYSKGDAPKPPPQKSSNRGKKVAVEVERGKAAVQKISESSKMMDQPTSQNNFSLQRTSGTTLNTELTP; encoded by the exons ATGAGTACTACAATTCCCCTCAAACAATTTCATGTTTCATCCACGCATGATAATGAGCTCACACCTCGATCGCCGCTAGCCTACGCCGTCGATTCGCCGTCGTCACGGCGACCCACGATCGCGGACCACCAGCGTTCGAACCCCCTTCTCATTGCGAGTCGTTTTAGACTAGTCTCACCCAATTCCATCACTGGTGTGAAGAGATCTCACAACTTTCGTCTGTGCGCCGTCACCGAGCTTCAAACCACCATCCCCCTGCCGCCGCCCGCCGTCGGTTCACTGGCGGAGCACCACCATTGGCCTCGCCTCGACATGGCGCAGCCAACCGTCCGGTCAAAAACGGTCATCGGAGATCGGCCAGAAGCTCCTCCATCGGTAGCCGGCGAGCT TTGCCCGCCGTTGACCGAGTTTGACCCGTTGACCAAGTTGACTCGGCTAACTCAGTCAACCCGGCAATTTCAGCAGCCAGCTTCTTCCATTCCGACGCTGAACCTTTCGAAGAAAACATTCGGTGAAGTTGTTGCGCCATCATGGGCCTCGAAAATCGCAAAAACGGCACCTCACAAATACTTCCTTGCGGACTCGCCACCGCCCGCTATCGGTACGATTTTGACTGGCGAGAAAGGTCCAACACTGCTGTTCATAGATGCTGAGATCGAAGTTCTTGCAGCTCCATTCAGATTCGCACTCGTCGGAAAATTTTCGCATGGAGCACCCTCGTACAGCATCCTGCACAAACTGATAGCTGGAACTGacataaaaaacaattttacGGTCATTATGCTGAACAACAGACATGTCTTAATTTCCCTATCTTGTGAAGCAGATTACTCTCGCCTGTGGCTTCGCCGTATTTGGTATATTCAGGGGTACCCAATGCGTGTCTTCAAGTGGACTCCTACTTTCACGCCGTCTCAGGAGTCATCAATTGTACCAGTTTGGGTTAGTTTTCCGGAGCTGCCAGCACATTTGTTCCGCAAGAAAGTCTTGTTCACAGTGGCTAGCATGATTGGAACCCCTCTGCAGATTGACGATGCTACACTCAGTCAATCCAAGTTCTCCAAGGCACGGGCATGCATCAAATTAGACCTTCTCAAACCACACCTTGAAGAGTTTCAAATTCAGATTTGTGGGGATATTATTGTGAAGCGTATTGAATACGAACAAATTCCACACTACTGCTCCTTATGCAAACATGTGGGGCATCGTGACTCAGAATGTTATTCGAAAGGCGATGCTCCCAAACCACCTCCTCAGAAATCGAGCAATCGTGGAAAGAAGGTTGCTGTTGAGGTGGAGCGGGGCAAAGCAGcagtacaaaaaattagtgagaGCTCAAAGATGATGGACCAGCCGACCAGCCAGAACAACTTCAGTCTGCAAAGGACATCAGGTACCACACTGAACACAGAACTGACTCCATGA